A region of Scylla paramamosain isolate STU-SP2022 chromosome 25, ASM3559412v1, whole genome shotgun sequence DNA encodes the following proteins:
- the LOC135113030 gene encoding uncharacterized protein LOC135113030 has protein sequence MAIVHIPKEPPSIQEAQSQYRVGQRVQLACLSPPSRPPASLTWYINDRQAAEEYVSGLNTTTIWGDGLLETRAGLQLVLQPNHFDHHGQLRLRCAASIPGLYHKVRQHSIGGGAPLLVVPRVLAPSSSPAVSSIGGGGGGVPVMESRDSAAAPGSGGSGCSKPVLPAVLLLALLTPLLSLRAS, from the exons ATGGCCATCGTGC aTATCCCCAAGGAGCCCCCCAGCATACAGGAAGCGCAGAGCCAGTACAGGGTGGGGCAGAGGGTGCAGCTGGCCTGTTTATCGCCCCCCTCCCGTCCCCcagcctccctcacctggtATATTAATGACAGACAG GCCGCGGAGGAGTATGTGTCGGGCCTGAACACCACTACAATATGGGGTGATGGTTTGCTAGAGACTCGTGCTGGCCTTCAACTAGTGCTGCAGCCTAACCACTTTGATCACCACGGCCAGCTGAGACTCCGCTGCGCCGCCTCCATCCCAGGTCTCTACCACAAGGTCCGTCAGCACAGCATAGGGGGTGGAGCGCCTCTCCTCGTGGTTCCCAGAGTGCTCGCCCCTTCTTCGTCGCCGGCAGTGTCTTccattggtggcggtggtggtggtgtgcctgTCATGGAGTCGCGGGATAGCGCTGCAGCTCCTGGGtctg GTGGAAGTGGCTGCAGTAAACCTgtcctgcctgctgtcctgctgtTGGCCCTGCTGACTCCACTGCTGAGCCTGCGAGCCAGCTGA
- the LOC135113025 gene encoding UDP-galactose translocator-like has product MGIEKTSQANAMKYVSLVTLTVQNSAVALSMRYARTRSGEMFIASSAVVMAEVVKLLASLLLVYKQEGSVQHWFMTLHTHIWQQKIDTLKVSVPSFIYLVQNNLLYVSASNLDAATYQVTYQMKILTTAVFAVLLLRRELRSLQWLALVLLTAGVALVQLSATDGGSTTTTAGQSRVLGCVAAIAACCCSGFAGIYFEKILKGSEVSVWVRNVQLSLLSLPLGAATALATDGSELMSKGFLHAYDGFVWYLVCLNALGGLLVALVVKYADNILKGFATSLAIVLSTVVSAAFLGFVLTLQFAVGTALVIVSVFLYSHQPRPHPPQNPMMKVY; this is encoded by the exons ATGGGAATAGAGAAGACAA GCCAGGCCAACGCCATGAAGTACGTCAGCTTGGTGACGCTGACAGTGCAGAACTCGGCCGTGGCGCTCAGCATGCGTTATGCCCGGACCAGATCAGGGGAGATGTTCATTGCGTCCTCTG cggtggtgatggcagagGTGGTGAAGCTGTTGGCATCACTGCTGCTGGTGTATAAGCAGGAGGGATCTGTGCAG CACTGGTTCAtgacactgcacacacacatctggCAGCAGAAGATTGATACACTCAAGGTCAGCGTGCCATCCTTCATCTACCTCGTCCAAAATAACCTTCTCTACGTGTCTGCCTCAAACCTGGATGCTGCTACTTACcag GTGACCTACCAGATGAAGATCCTCACCACAGCAGTGTTTGCTGTGCTGCTTCTGCGCCGGGAGCTGCGGTCGCTGCAGTGGCTGGCCCTGGTGCTGCTGACAGCCGGTGTGGCGTTGGTGCAGCTGTCAGCTACAGATGggggcagcaccaccaccactgccggtCAGAGCCGAGTACTGGGCTGTGTGGCTGCCATCGCCGCCTGCTGCTGCTCAGGATTCGCAGGGATATACTTCGAGAAGATTCTGAAAGGCTCTGAGGTATCCGTGTGGGTGCGAAATGTGCAgctctccctcctgtctcttCCCCTCGGGGCTGCCACTGCCCTGGCCACTGATGGCTCCGAGCTGATGAGCAAGGGGTTCCTGCACGCCTACGATGGATTTGTGTGGTACCTAGTGTGCCTCAACGCGCTTGGTGGCCTCCTGGTGGCACTCGTTGTCAAATATGCAGACAACATCCTCAAGGGTTTCGCCACATCCCTTGCCATCGTGCTCTCAACTGTCGTCTCCGCTGCTTTCCTTGGTTTCGTCCTGACGTTGCAGTTTGCAGTGGGCACGGCTCTCGTCATTGTCTCTGTCTTCCTGTACAGCCACCAGCCGCGCCCCCACCCTCCACAGAACCCCATG ATGAAGGTGTATTAG
- the LOC135113026 gene encoding NTF2-related export protein-like, whose protein sequence is MAGETERTQISFACESAEDFTKRYYEYVDKMRHKLSKLYLEAGRLVWNGNVVEGNTMIQKFYEDLPTSMHNVTCLDAQPVRSEAVGQQSTIQVSTAGFVTLKDRKYPFSQSFLVTVKDDKWKVVTDVFRFQSAPA, encoded by the exons ATGGCAGGAGAGACG GAACGCACTCAGATATCCTTTGCCTGTGAGTCGGCCGAGGACTTCACTAAACGCTACTATGAGTATGTGGacaag ATGCGGCACAAGCTGTCCAAGCTGTACCTGGAAGCAGGCCGGCTGGTGTGGAATGGCAATGTGGTGGAAGGTAACACCATGATACAGAAGTTTTATGAGGACCTGCCCACCAGCATGCACAATGTCACCTGCCTTGATGCCCAGCCTGTgcgaa GTGAGGCAGTGGGGCAGCAGTCCACCATACAGGTCAGCACAGCAGGCTTTGTCACCCTGAAGGACCGCAAGTATCCCTTCAGCCAGTCCTTCCTGGTCACCGTcaaggatgataagtggaaggTGGTCACCGATGTCTTCCGCTTTCAGTCTGCTCCTGCTTAA
- the LOC135113027 gene encoding putative lipid scramblase CLPTM1, whose translation MPQDNTESKGGGDGGGDGGGGGGAVAVRDSGNAGGEVAVAGEAAEGQVEGQQGQQQGQERQPTAGESFLAITKSLVIRAIIIYFITSFFRRPQQPTTAPGDAPLDVTGGPGAVKIPATNLFTDGASLDLYVYKSESEMFGDFSDSSALVWKKENLVYGDWTGGPNGDGTFTHSMTFPASEKLRNNGSVYIHVYFVRSGFSPDPAAGSSRHSRRHTLYSSQRLNKYKRRRFKKTANLITGETSRSAEEILKAETLKEEILSHWHPNLTINLVHDFTQWTRGAVPPPLDEFVEFTASGDKYKPITFLNTYWNLVKDYQPINSSTTNLELSLTFQPLSLFKWQLYAAQAMKSRWPGTAILEGLGGEEDEEEQDTIKEAFLETSPYLLGLTILVSLLHSVFEFLAFKNDIQFWNNRESLEGLSVRSVFFNVFQSVIVLLYVLDNETNFVIKVSCFVGLGIEVWKITKVTDVSLDREHRILGFPRLRFTDKSTYVHSNTRQYDQLAFRYLSVCLFPLLGGYCVYSLVYNEHKGWYSFVLSMLYGFLLTFGFIMMTPQLFINYKLKSVAHLPWRMLTYKALNTFIDDIFAFVIKMPTMYRLGCLRDDVIFFIFLYQRYIYRVDPSRVNEFGFSQDMETKAKEKKLQVASQGTAAAVGNGSAAAEEAEKSLEEKKKD comes from the exons ATGCCGCAAGATAACACAGAATCCAAG ggtggtggtgatgggggtggtgacggcggtggtggtggtggtgccgttGCTGTGAGGGACAGTGGTAATGCAGGAGGAGAGGTGGCAGTAGCAGGGGAGGCAGCAGAAGGGCAGGTGGAGGGTCAGCAGGGGCAGCAGCAGGGGCAGGAGAGGCAGCCAACAGCAGGGGAGTCCTTCCTGGCCATTACCAAGTCCCTCGTCATCAGGGCCATCATCATCTATTTTATCACCTCCTTCTTCAG GCGGCCCCAACAGCCCACAACAGCCCCTGGAGATGCACCCTTGGACGTTACAGGGGGACCAGGTGCTGTCAAGATCCCAGCAACCAACCTCTTCACAGATGGTGCTTCCCTTGATCTCTATGTTTACAAGTCTGAGTCAGAGATGTTTGGGGACTTCAGCGACTCCTCAGCTCTGGTGTGGAAGAAGGAGAATCTTGTGTATGGGGACTGGACAGGAGGACCCAATGGAGATGGCACCTTCACCCACTCTATGACCTTCCCTGCCTCTGAG AAACTCCGCAACAATGGGTCGGTGTATATCCATGTGTACTTTGTGCGGAGCGGCTTCTCCCCCGACCCAGCGGCTGGCAGCAGCCGCCACAGCCGCCGCCACACCCTGTACTCCTCGCAGCGCCTCAACAAATACAAGAGGCGCCGTTTCAAGAAGACAGCAAACCTCATCACTGGGGAGACGTCTCGGTCAGCGGAGGAAATACTG AAAGCAGAGACACTGAAGGAGGAGATCTTGTCCCACTGGCACCCGAACCTGACCATCAACCTGGTACATGACTTCACCCAGTGGACTAGAGGAGCTGTACCACCGCCCCTTGATGAGTTTGTGGAGTTCACTGCTTCTGGGgacaa GTACAAGCCCATTACCTTCCTCAACACTTACTGGAATTTGGTGAAGGACTACCAGCCCATCAACAGCTCCACTACCAACTTGGaactctccctcaccttccagccactctctctcttcaagtGGCAGCTGTATGCCGCACAAGCCATGAAGAGCAG GTGGCCGGGCACAGCTATACTGGAGGgcctgggaggggaggaggatgaggaggagcaggacacAATCAAGGAGGCTTTCCTGGAGACTTCACCATACCTCCTTGGCCTCACCatccttgtctccctcctccactcagtGTTTGAATTCCTTGCCTTcaaaaatg ACATCCAGTTCTGGAACAACCGTGAGAGCCTGGAGGGGCTGTCAGTGAGGTCTGTGTTCTTCAATGTGTTCCAGTCGGTCATTGTGCTGCTCTACGTCCTGGACAATGAGACCAACTTTGTCATCAAGGTGTCATGTTTTGTGGGGCTTGGCATTGAGGTGTGGAAGATTACCAAG GTGACTGACGTGTCCCTGGACCGAGAGCACCGCATCCTTGGCTTCCCCCGGCTGCGTTTCACAGACAAGAGCACCTACGTCCACTCCAACACCAGGCAGTACGACCAGCTGGCCTTCCGttacctgtctgtgtgtctgttcccTCTGCTGGGCGGCTACTGTGTCTACTCTCTCGTCTACAATGAACACAAGGGATGGTATTCCTTTGTCCTCTCCATGCTCTATGGATTCCTCCTCACTTTTG GCTTCATCATGATGACACCACAGCTCTTCATTAACTACAAGCTCAAGTCTGTAGCTCACCTGCCATGGCGCATGCTCACCTACAAGGCTCTCAACACCTTCATCGACGACATCTTCGCCTTCGTCATCAAGATGCCCACCATGTATCGCCTCGGCTGCCTCAGGGATGACGtcatcttcttcattttcctctaccAG CGCTACATCTACCGTGTTGACCCATCAAGAGTGAACGAGTTTGGCTTCTCACAAGACATGGAGACGAAAGCCAAAGAGAAGAAACTGCAGGTTGCCTCACAGggaacagcagcagcggtaggCAATGGGTCGGCTGCTGCAGAGGAGGCTGAGAAGTCtttagaggagaagaagaaggattaa